From one Oceanimonas doudoroffii genomic stretch:
- a CDS encoding urease accessory protein UreD — protein MHQCHAPSPSHPTGYGPARSWPAQLDLQLVAGHSRTQLKNMVFSGPLRIQRPFYPEGQTCHLYLLHPPGGLVSGDCLNIDIEAGPGSRSLLTTPSAGKVYRRDSAGVGQGQRVRVRLEEDAELEWLPQETIVFRGANAGLDLHIELGEGARFIGWELVCLGRPAGEQWFDAGSLTQRLQLWRSGRLLFNERLQLEAGDQVHQGRAGLHGGCVFGTLLAAGPWLNDDVIAVLRASLPPGFSVTERLGVLLVRYLGHDMIACRDGMWRAWERLRPAVLAREACFPRIWFT, from the coding sequence ATGCACCAGTGTCATGCACCATCGCCATCACACCCTACCGGTTACGGTCCCGCCCGTAGTTGGCCGGCGCAGCTCGACCTGCAGCTGGTGGCCGGCCACTCACGCACTCAGCTCAAAAACATGGTCTTTAGTGGCCCCCTTCGAATTCAGCGGCCCTTTTATCCGGAAGGGCAGACCTGCCACCTGTATTTGCTGCACCCGCCCGGCGGCCTGGTGTCGGGAGATTGCCTGAACATCGACATCGAGGCCGGGCCGGGCAGCCGAAGCCTGCTGACCACCCCGTCGGCGGGCAAGGTATACCGTCGGGACAGCGCCGGAGTGGGCCAGGGGCAGCGGGTGCGGGTGCGGCTGGAAGAGGACGCCGAGCTGGAGTGGTTGCCCCAGGAAACCATCGTCTTTCGGGGCGCCAACGCCGGGCTCGATCTGCATATTGAGCTGGGCGAAGGCGCCCGCTTTATTGGCTGGGAGCTGGTGTGCCTGGGCCGGCCCGCCGGCGAGCAGTGGTTTGATGCCGGCAGCCTGACCCAGCGGCTGCAGCTGTGGCGCAGCGGTCGGTTGCTGTTTAACGAGCGGCTGCAGCTCGAGGCGGGAGATCAGGTGCACCAAGGCCGGGCGGGGCTGCACGGCGGTTGCGTATTCGGCACCCTGCTGGCGGCGGGCCCGTGGCTGAATGACGATGTGATTGCCGTGCTGCGGGCATCGTTGCCGCCCGGTTTCAGCGTGACCGAACGCCTGGGAGTGCTGCTGGTGCGTTACCTCGGTCACGACATGATCGCCTGCCGGGACGGCATGTGGCGGGCCTGGGAGCGGCTGCGTCCGGCGGTGCTGGCCCGTGAGGCCTGTTTTCCCCGTATCTGGTTTACCTGA
- a CDS encoding urease subunit gamma — translation MELSPREKDKLLLFTAALLAERRLARGLRLNYPETVAYLSAAVMEGARDGRTVASLMGEGRTWLSRAQVMDGVPELVREVQVEATFPDGTKLVTLHDPIQ, via the coding sequence ATGGAGCTCAGCCCAAGAGAGAAAGACAAACTGCTGCTGTTTACCGCCGCACTGCTGGCCGAGCGCCGGCTGGCCCGGGGACTGCGGCTGAACTACCCGGAAACCGTGGCCTATTTGTCGGCGGCGGTGATGGAAGGTGCTCGCGATGGCCGTACCGTGGCCTCGTTGATGGGCGAGGGCCGCACCTGGCTGAGCCGGGCGCAGGTGATGGACGGTGTGCCCGAGCTGGTGCGCGAGGTGCAGGTGGAGGCCACCTTTCCCGATGGCACCAAGCTGGTGACCCTGCATGATCCCATTCAGTAA
- a CDS encoding urease subunit beta — MIPGELQLAAGDIELNAGRERREITVANAGDRPIQVGSHYHFAEANPALEFERERTLGFRLDIAAGTAVRFEPGQLRTVTLVAMGGRRRVYGFRAAVMGPLEGEQ; from the coding sequence ATGATACCGGGAGAACTGCAACTGGCCGCCGGCGACATTGAATTGAACGCCGGCCGGGAGCGCCGCGAGATCACCGTGGCCAATGCCGGCGACCGGCCCATTCAGGTGGGCTCTCATTATCATTTTGCCGAGGCCAACCCGGCGCTGGAATTTGAGCGTGAGCGGACCCTGGGCTTTCGCCTCGACATCGCCGCCGGCACCGCGGTGCGCTTTGAGCCGGGCCAGCTGCGCACCGTGACCCTGGTGGCCATGGGCGGCCGGCGACGAGTATACGGATTTCGCGCTGCGGTGATGGGGCCGCTTGAAGGAGAGCAATAA
- the ureC gene encoding urease subunit alpha, with product MSRISREAYADMFGPTTGDRVRLADTELWIEVERDFTLYGEEVKFGGGKVIRDGMGQSQAGRADSVDTVITNALIVDHWGIVKADVALKDGRIHAIGKAGNPDIQDNVTINVGPGTEVIAGEGHILTAGGVDSHIHYICPQQVDEALCSGVTTMIGGGTGPATGSKATTCTPGEWHIARMLQATDGLPMNFGFLGKGNASQPEALREQLEAGAMGLKLHEDWGSTPAAIDCCLSVAEEYDVQIAIHTDTLNESGFVEDTLGAFKGRTIHTYHTEGAGGGHAPDILTACSLPNVLPSSTNPTRPYTINTVDEHLDMLMVCHHLDPAIPEDVAFADSRIRKETIAAEDILQDLGVISMISSDSQAMGRVGEVICRTWQTAHKMKVQRGPLLEDERHGADNYRVKRYIAKYTINPAIAHGVSHEVGSVEAGKLADLVLWNPAFFGIKPSLIIKGGSIAWAPMGDVNGSIPTPQPVHYRPMFGAQGAAAAASSLTFVSQAALSRELPGKLGLKRRLVACEHTRNITKASMIHNSATPRLEVDAQTYEVVCDGELLSCEPATVLPLAQLYSLF from the coding sequence ATGAGCAGGATCAGCCGCGAGGCCTATGCCGACATGTTTGGCCCCACCACCGGTGATCGGGTACGGCTTGCCGATACCGAGTTATGGATTGAGGTGGAACGCGACTTCACCCTGTATGGGGAAGAGGTCAAATTCGGTGGCGGCAAGGTTATTCGAGATGGCATGGGCCAGAGCCAGGCCGGGCGTGCCGACAGTGTGGACACCGTGATCACCAATGCCCTGATTGTGGATCACTGGGGCATCGTCAAGGCCGACGTGGCGTTGAAGGACGGTCGCATTCATGCCATCGGCAAGGCCGGCAATCCGGACATTCAGGACAACGTGACCATCAATGTGGGACCGGGCACCGAGGTGATTGCCGGTGAGGGCCATATTCTTACCGCCGGCGGTGTGGACTCCCATATTCACTATATCTGTCCTCAGCAGGTGGACGAGGCCCTTTGCTCGGGGGTAACCACCATGATAGGCGGCGGCACCGGGCCGGCCACCGGCTCCAAGGCCACCACCTGTACCCCAGGAGAGTGGCACATAGCCCGCATGCTGCAGGCCACCGACGGCCTGCCCATGAACTTCGGTTTTCTCGGCAAGGGCAATGCCAGCCAACCCGAGGCCCTGCGTGAGCAGCTGGAGGCGGGAGCCATGGGGCTGAAACTGCATGAGGACTGGGGCAGTACCCCGGCGGCCATCGACTGCTGTTTGTCGGTGGCGGAAGAATACGATGTGCAGATAGCCATTCACACCGACACCCTTAACGAGTCGGGCTTTGTCGAAGACACCCTGGGTGCCTTCAAAGGGCGAACCATTCATACCTACCATACCGAGGGTGCCGGTGGTGGTCATGCCCCCGATATTCTTACCGCCTGCAGCCTGCCCAATGTGTTGCCGTCGTCCACCAATCCGACCCGGCCCTATACCATCAATACCGTGGACGAGCACCTTGATATGCTGATGGTGTGCCACCACCTGGATCCGGCCATTCCCGAAGACGTGGCCTTTGCCGACTCGCGCATTCGCAAGGAAACCATCGCCGCCGAAGATATTTTGCAGGATCTCGGGGTGATCTCGATGATTTCATCCGACAGCCAGGCCATGGGCCGGGTGGGCGAGGTGATCTGCCGCACCTGGCAGACCGCTCACAAAATGAAGGTGCAACGGGGCCCGCTACTCGAGGATGAGCGGCACGGCGCCGACAACTACCGGGTGAAACGTTATATCGCCAAGTACACCATCAACCCGGCCATCGCCCATGGAGTCAGCCATGAGGTGGGCTCGGTGGAAGCGGGCAAGCTGGCGGATCTGGTGCTGTGGAACCCGGCGTTTTTTGGCATCAAGCCTAGCTTAATCATCAAGGGAGGCAGCATTGCCTGGGCGCCCATGGGCGATGTGAACGGCTCCATTCCCACCCCTCAGCCGGTGCACTACCGACCCATGTTCGGTGCCCAGGGGGCGGCGGCCGCCGCCAGCAGCCTGACCTTTGTCAGCCAGGCGGCGTTGTCTCGGGAGCTGCCCGGCAAACTGGGCCTGAAGCGCCGGCTGGTGGCCTGCGAGCATACTCGCAATATCACCAAGGCCAGCATGATCCACAACAGTGCTACGCCACGGCTGGAGGTGGATGCCCAGACCTATGAGGTGGTGTGCGACGGAGAGTTGCTCAGCTGTGAGCCCGCTACCGTGCTGCCTCTGGCCCAGCTCTATTCCCTGTTTTGA
- the ureE gene encoding urease accessory protein UreE yields MLNMILNEGPSPRPADDTLTLPFELRQKGRLRAVSDGGVELGLFLERGRVLLAGDKLVSECGRVVEVRAGAEPVITAHAADWPSFARACYHLGNRHVTLEIGERWLRFAPDHVLEHLAEHLGLCLEREQAPFNPESGAYHGLGGHHHDH; encoded by the coding sequence ATGCTGAACATGATCCTGAACGAGGGGCCGAGTCCTCGGCCCGCCGACGATACCCTGACCCTGCCCTTTGAGCTGCGCCAGAAGGGACGGCTGCGCGCCGTCAGCGACGGTGGCGTTGAGCTGGGCCTGTTTCTGGAGCGAGGCCGCGTGTTGCTTGCCGGTGACAAACTGGTGAGCGAATGCGGCCGGGTGGTTGAGGTGCGCGCCGGTGCGGAGCCGGTGATCACCGCCCATGCCGCCGACTGGCCCAGCTTTGCCCGGGCCTGTTATCACCTAGGTAATCGCCATGTGACCCTGGAGATTGGCGAGCGCTGGCTGCGCTTTGCGCCGGATCATGTGCTGGAGCACCTGGCCGAACACCTGGGGTTGTGTCTGGAGCGAGAGCAGGCGCCCTTTAATCCTGAGTCCGGCGCTTATCACGGTTTGGGCGGCCACCACCATGACCACTGA
- a CDS encoding urease accessory protein UreF, translating to MTTDGELLGLLHLASPSLPIGGFAWSAGLESAIELGWVNDEDGLKAWLAATLQGLAHLDLPVLLRLHDALESGQGEALEYWNDFIRASRETRELLFEDEQQALALVRLLKGQGVNVAGLPEPPALMCAWAVAARAWGLSAHSAALGFAWSWLENQLAVAAKTLPLGQTAVQRLLLALKPALSETLALAATLDDDRLGLGLPGQVQASALHETQYSRLFRS from the coding sequence ATGACCACTGACGGTGAGTTGCTGGGGCTGTTGCACCTGGCCAGCCCTTCGCTGCCCATTGGTGGTTTCGCCTGGTCCGCCGGTCTGGAGTCGGCCATTGAGCTTGGCTGGGTAAACGACGAAGACGGGCTCAAGGCCTGGCTAGCGGCCACCCTGCAAGGCTTGGCCCACCTCGATTTGCCGGTGCTGCTGCGCCTGCATGACGCCCTGGAAAGCGGGCAGGGCGAGGCGCTGGAGTACTGGAATGACTTTATTCGCGCCAGCCGGGAGACCCGGGAGCTGCTGTTTGAAGACGAGCAGCAGGCCCTGGCCCTGGTGCGGTTGCTAAAGGGGCAGGGGGTGAATGTGGCCGGCCTGCCCGAGCCGCCCGCGCTGATGTGCGCCTGGGCCGTGGCGGCCCGGGCATGGGGCCTGAGCGCCCATTCCGCCGCCCTTGGCTTTGCCTGGAGTTGGCTGGAAAACCAGCTGGCGGTGGCCGCCAAGACCCTGCCCCTGGGGCAGACCGCGGTACAGCGGTTACTGCTGGCGCTGAAACCGGCGCTAAGTGAGACCCTGGCCCTGGCCGCCACCCTGGACGATGACCGGCTTGGCCTGGGCCTGCCCGGTCAGGTGCAGGCCAGTGCCCTGCATGAAACCCAATATTCCCGATTATTCCGGAGCTGA
- the ureG gene encoding urease accessory protein UreG — protein MTTQCLRVGVGGPVGSGKTALLRQLCASLRAHYNLAVVTNDIYTKEDAEFLLRHQALEEDRILGVETGGCPHTAIREDASMNLAAIDTLQQRHAGLELVLVESGGDNLSATFSPELSDLTLYVIDVCAGDKIPRKGGPGITKSDLLIINKTDLAPMVNASLEVMDRDAKRMRGERPFVFTNLMRGDGLLEIIRFIEKEGMLRSLPDDFALHGETP, from the coding sequence ATGACAACACAATGTTTGCGAGTTGGTGTGGGGGGGCCGGTGGGCTCGGGCAAGACGGCGCTGCTGCGCCAGTTGTGCGCGTCCCTGCGGGCGCATTACAACCTGGCGGTGGTGACCAACGATATTTACACCAAGGAGGACGCCGAATTCCTGCTGCGCCATCAGGCGCTGGAAGAAGACCGCATTCTTGGCGTGGAAACCGGCGGCTGCCCGCACACCGCCATTCGTGAAGACGCCTCCATGAACCTGGCGGCCATCGATACCCTGCAACAGCGCCATGCCGGCCTGGAGCTGGTACTGGTCGAGAGCGGTGGTGATAACCTTTCCGCCACCTTCAGCCCGGAGTTGTCGGATCTGACCCTCTATGTGATCGACGTGTGCGCCGGCGACAAGATTCCCCGCAAGGGGGGGCCCGGCATCACCAAGTCGGATCTGCTGATCATCAACAAGACCGATCTGGCACCCATGGTCAACGCCTCGCTGGAGGTGATGGACAGGGATGCCAAACGCATGCGGGGCGAGCGTCCCTTTGTGTTTACCAACCTGATGCGCGGCGATGGCCTGCTCGAGATTATTCGTTTTATCGAAAAGGAAGGCATGCTGCGATCGCTGCCCGACGATTTTGCCCTTCACGGAGAAACCCCATGA
- a CDS encoding HupE/UreJ family protein has translation MKNALIILAALAPVTAFAHPGHESSGFAAGFFHPWLGWDHLLAMVAVGMLAMAGKRALAWRLPLAFVAAMVAGAGLGVAGIGLPGVEPMILASLVVLGAGLALRVPLQSLAPVICALFGLFHGNAHGLEAPVEGAVATFMAGFVLATAMLHGCGMLVARHQHEAGLRVFGLVVAGAGLLAAI, from the coding sequence ATGAAAAACGCCCTGATCATACTGGCCGCCCTGGCCCCCGTTACCGCCTTTGCCCACCCCGGCCACGAAAGCTCGGGGTTCGCTGCCGGTTTCTTTCACCCCTGGCTTGGCTGGGATCATTTACTGGCCATGGTGGCGGTGGGCATGCTGGCGATGGCCGGCAAGCGTGCACTGGCCTGGCGTTTGCCGCTGGCTTTTGTGGCGGCCATGGTCGCCGGCGCCGGCCTGGGAGTGGCCGGCATCGGCCTGCCCGGGGTTGAGCCCATGATCCTGGCATCCCTGGTGGTGCTGGGGGCGGGTCTGGCCCTGCGTGTGCCGTTGCAGTCGCTGGCCCCTGTTATTTGTGCCCTGTTTGGGCTGTTCCACGGCAATGCCCATGGCCTGGAAGCACCGGTTGAAGGCGCGGTGGCGACCTTTATGGCCGGCTTCGTGCTGGCCACGGCCATGCTGCACGGTTGCGGCATGCTGGTGGCCCGCCACCAGCACGAAGCCGGACTGCGAGTGTTTGGCCTGGTCGTGGCCGGTGCCGGTTTACTGGCCGCGATCTGA
- a CDS encoding NCS2 family permease has translation MLEQYFRLKELNTNVRQEVVAGITTFLTMAYIIFVNPAILSEAGMDYGAVFVATCLAAAVGCFIMGLAANYPIALAPGMGLNAFFTYTVVLTEGYSWQSALGAVFFSGCLFVLLSLFKVREWIINAIPQPLKLGIAAGIGLFLALVGLKSAGIIVDNPATLVGLGDITGLQAGLAVLGFFLIIGMAARGMRGAVMIGILVITGLGLAFGDIEYKGIVSAPPSIIPTFMQLDIAGAFNVGMLSVIFAFLFVDLFDTSGTLIAVAQRAKLLDEQGRLPRLSRALLADSTASIAGSVLGTSTTTSYVESTAGVAVGGRSGLTAVVTGLLFIAAILFSPLAGMVPAYATAGALVYVAVLMLAQLAHLHWDDLTEAVPAVVVLVMMPFTFSIAHGIAFGFISFVGVKVLSGRAGEVSPVVWALAALFALKFAFGV, from the coding sequence ATGCTTGAACAATATTTTCGGCTCAAAGAGCTCAATACCAATGTCCGCCAGGAAGTGGTGGCGGGCATCACCACCTTCCTTACCATGGCCTACATCATTTTCGTGAATCCAGCGATTCTGTCGGAAGCGGGCATGGATTACGGTGCCGTGTTTGTGGCCACCTGCCTGGCGGCGGCGGTGGGCTGTTTTATTATGGGGCTGGCCGCCAACTACCCCATTGCCCTGGCGCCGGGCATGGGCCTGAACGCCTTTTTTACCTATACGGTGGTGCTGACCGAGGGGTACAGTTGGCAAAGCGCCTTGGGAGCCGTGTTTTTCTCCGGCTGCCTGTTTGTGCTGCTGAGTCTGTTCAAGGTGCGGGAGTGGATCATCAATGCCATTCCCCAGCCGCTCAAGCTCGGTATTGCCGCCGGCATCGGCCTGTTCCTGGCACTGGTGGGGCTGAAAAGTGCGGGCATTATTGTAGACAACCCGGCCACCCTGGTAGGCCTGGGTGACATTACCGGCCTGCAGGCGGGACTGGCGGTGCTGGGCTTTTTTCTGATCATCGGCATGGCGGCCCGGGGCATGCGCGGCGCCGTGATGATCGGCATTCTGGTGATCACCGGCTTGGGGTTGGCCTTTGGTGACATTGAATACAAGGGCATCGTATCGGCGCCGCCTTCCATCATACCCACCTTTATGCAGCTGGACATTGCCGGCGCCTTTAACGTAGGCATGTTGTCGGTGATCTTCGCCTTTTTGTTTGTGGACTTGTTTGATACCTCCGGCACCCTGATTGCCGTGGCCCAGCGCGCCAAGCTGCTGGATGAACAGGGTCGCCTGCCGCGCCTGAGCCGCGCCCTGTTGGCCGACAGTACGGCCTCCATTGCCGGCTCGGTACTGGGTACGTCGACCACCACTTCCTACGTGGAAAGCACTGCGGGTGTGGCCGTGGGTGGCCGCAGCGGCCTCACCGCCGTGGTGACCGGCCTGCTGTTTATTGCCGCCATTCTGTTCTCGCCACTGGCGGGTATGGTACCGGCCTATGCCACCGCCGGCGCCCTGGTCTATGTGGCTGTGCTGATGCTGGCCCAGTTGGCCCACCTGCACTGGGACGATCTGACCGAAGCCGTGCCTGCCGTGGTGGTGCTGGTGATGATGCCCTTTACCTTCTCCATTGCCCACGGCATTGCCTTTGGCTTTATCAGCTTTGTCGGGGTTAAAGTGCTGTCTGGCCGGGCCGGTGAAGTAAGCCCCGTGGTCTGGGCCCTGGCGGCGCTGTTTGCGCTCAAATTCGCCTTTGGCGTGTGA
- the asnS gene encoding asparagine--tRNA ligase: protein MTHASVTDVLAGKYAVGTPLTVKGWIRTRRDSKAGISFLAIHDGSCFNPVQAVVPNNVANYQSEVVRLTTGCSVEVTGTVTESQGQGQDFELQATEVKVVGWVDDPDTYPMAAKRHTIEYLREYAHLRPRTNLIGAVARVRNCLSQALHRFFHENGYMWVATPIVTASDCEGAGEMFRVSTLDLQNLPRTDKGDIDFGEDFFGKEAFLTVSGQLNGETYACALSKIYTFGPTFRAENSNTSRHLAEFWMVEPELAFADLDDAARLAEDMLKYVFKAVLEERMDDMAFFAQRVDKDAITRLQNFVEKDFAQVDYTDAVEILKQSGRTFEFPVEWGVDLSSEHERYLAEEHFKAPVVVKNYPKDIKAFYMKLNPDGKTVAAMDVLAPGIGEIIGGSQREEVLEVLDARLEEMGLNKEDYGWYRDLRRYGTVPHAGFGLGFERLVAYVTGMGNVRDVIPFPRTPRNADF, encoded by the coding sequence ATGACCCACGCATCCGTAACTGATGTGCTGGCAGGCAAATATGCCGTTGGCACCCCCCTTACCGTTAAGGGGTGGATTCGCACTCGCCGTGACTCCAAGGCGGGAATTTCGTTTTTGGCCATTCACGATGGTAGCTGCTTCAATCCGGTGCAGGCCGTGGTGCCCAATAACGTGGCGAATTATCAGTCTGAAGTGGTGCGCCTGACCACCGGCTGCTCGGTGGAAGTCACCGGTACCGTGACCGAGTCTCAGGGCCAGGGCCAGGACTTTGAACTGCAGGCCACCGAGGTAAAGGTGGTGGGTTGGGTGGACGATCCTGACACCTACCCCATGGCTGCCAAGCGCCATACCATCGAGTATCTGCGCGAATACGCCCACCTGCGCCCGCGCACCAACCTGATTGGCGCCGTGGCCCGGGTTCGCAACTGCCTGTCTCAGGCGCTGCATCGTTTCTTCCATGAGAATGGCTACATGTGGGTGGCCACTCCCATCGTTACCGCCTCCGACTGCGAAGGCGCCGGTGAAATGTTCCGGGTTTCCACCCTGGATCTGCAGAACCTGCCGCGCACCGACAAGGGCGACATCGATTTTGGCGAAGACTTCTTTGGCAAGGAAGCATTCCTGACCGTGTCCGGGCAGCTTAACGGAGAAACTTACGCCTGTGCCCTGAGCAAGATCTACACCTTTGGCCCCACCTTCCGTGCCGAAAACTCCAACACCAGCCGCCATCTGGCCGAGTTCTGGATGGTCGAGCCCGAGCTGGCCTTTGCCGATCTGGACGACGCCGCCCGTCTCGCCGAAGACATGCTGAAATATGTGTTCAAGGCAGTGCTGGAAGAGCGCATGGACGACATGGCCTTCTTTGCCCAGCGGGTCGACAAAGACGCCATCACCCGTCTGCAAAACTTTGTGGAAAAAGACTTCGCCCAGGTGGACTACACCGACGCGGTAGAGATCCTGAAGCAGTCCGGCAGAACGTTCGAATTCCCGGTGGAATGGGGTGTGGATCTGTCGTCCGAACACGAGCGCTACCTGGCCGAAGAGCACTTCAAGGCGCCGGTGGTGGTGAAAAACTACCCGAAGGACATCAAGGCCTTCTACATGAAGCTGAACCCCGACGGCAAAACCGTCGCGGCCATGGATGTACTGGCCCCCGGCATTGGTGAGATCATCGGCGGATCCCAGCGGGAAGAAGTGCTGGAAGTGCTCGACGCCCGTCTGGAAGAAATGGGCCTGAACAAGGAAGACTACGGCTGGTACCGGGATCTGCGCCGCTACGGCACCGTGCCTCACGCCGGCTTTGGTCTGGGCTTTGAGCGCCTGGTGGCCTACGTCACCGGCATGGGCAACGTTCGGGACGTGATTCCCTTCCCGCGCACCCCGCGCAACGCCGACTTCTGA